From Spartinivicinus ruber, the proteins below share one genomic window:
- the safD gene encoding sulfoacetaldehyde dehydrogenase SafD, translating into MDYQITNPYNNNLVGEFNYTSAADVEKALSLVDESKQALALLCVAERSEILEKLGWLLKEHKDKLANLITQETGKTISDSRVELDRAINTTKACSVEVRKINGELLDSDAYSPKRGKWGLVCWQPIGTVLCITPFNFPINIAIHKIGPAFAAGNPVLFKPAPQNYLSAKLLVDLCYEAGFPRNALKLILPDIPILSKLIANPRVAAINFTGGSQAGEAIASRAGYKKLLFELGGNDPLIVMPDGNIDLAINAAVNQRFATAGQRCTAAKRIYVHQSIYSQFAEGLLAKAAMLQVGDPADPEIFVGPLINKQAADVVEQRINQAIELGATVLLGNKRDNNTIYPTILENVATDSELVKDETFGPVLPLQAFNDIEEIIALINDSPYGLQAGIFTESISLAKYLFERLKVGTLAVNDGPGFRAEHFPFGGVKASGVGREGIYYAIREMSIQKTLVI; encoded by the coding sequence ATGGATTATCAAATAACTAACCCCTATAACAACAATCTAGTTGGTGAGTTTAACTATACATCAGCAGCAGATGTTGAAAAGGCATTATCTCTCGTAGATGAAAGTAAGCAGGCACTAGCGCTATTATGTGTTGCAGAACGTTCTGAGATATTAGAAAAGCTAGGATGGTTATTAAAAGAGCATAAAGACAAGCTTGCTAATTTGATTACTCAAGAAACAGGTAAAACCATTAGTGATAGTAGGGTTGAATTAGATAGAGCAATTAATACCACTAAAGCTTGTTCTGTTGAGGTAAGAAAAATAAATGGTGAGTTACTGGATTCAGATGCTTATTCGCCAAAGCGTGGAAAATGGGGGCTGGTTTGTTGGCAGCCAATCGGAACTGTACTTTGTATAACGCCTTTTAATTTTCCAATTAATATTGCTATACATAAAATAGGGCCGGCATTTGCTGCAGGTAACCCGGTATTATTTAAACCAGCCCCACAAAACTATCTTTCAGCTAAATTACTGGTAGACCTCTGTTATGAAGCAGGTTTCCCTAGAAATGCATTGAAGTTGATATTGCCTGATATTCCTATACTAAGTAAATTAATTGCAAATCCGCGGGTAGCTGCTATTAATTTTACGGGGGGAAGCCAAGCAGGCGAAGCAATTGCAAGCAGGGCAGGGTATAAGAAATTATTATTTGAGTTAGGCGGTAATGACCCGCTTATTGTCATGCCAGATGGTAATATTGATCTAGCTATTAACGCAGCCGTTAACCAACGATTTGCTACTGCGGGGCAACGTTGTACGGCTGCAAAACGTATTTATGTACATCAATCCATTTATTCACAGTTTGCTGAAGGTTTATTAGCTAAGGCTGCTATGCTTCAGGTTGGAGACCCTGCTGATCCGGAAATATTTGTAGGACCACTGATTAATAAGCAAGCTGCTGATGTGGTAGAGCAACGTATTAATCAGGCAATTGAATTAGGAGCAACAGTATTGCTTGGAAATAAGCGAGACAATAATACTATTTATCCAACAATATTAGAAAATGTAGCGACTGACAGTGAGTTGGTAAAAGATGAAACCTTTGGCCCTGTCCTGCCTTTACAGGCATTCAACGACATAGAGGAAATTATAGCATTAATTAATGATAGTCCTTATGGTCTTCAGGCAGGCATATTTACTGAATCAATTAGTTTAGCAAAGTACTTATTTGAAAGGCTAAAAGTGGGTACTTTAGCTGTTAATGATGGACCAGGGTTTAGAGCTGAACATTTTCCATTTGGTGGTGTAAAAGCCAGTGGTGTTGGTCGGGAAGGGATTTACTATGCGATACGAGAAATGAGCATTCAGAAAACACTGGTAATTTAA
- a CDS encoding sulfite exporter TauE/SafE family protein, with protein MGRYSSEYRVTLFYAWAISLGVDHLEVIDLSITTLVLLSLVAFVASLTSTVTGMGGGMLLFTAMNTVIPLRPLVALHGIVQFGNNLIRICFLSVSIRWRIVIPFCVGALFGTITCVIVIEQLVNESLPLFILLVLILYTVFKPNKLPNLVIKDSNFLYVGVGTGIVGLLVGAIDPLLAVFFVRDDLSKEEIVANKSAMQCFTHLLKVPAYMYLGFSFIDHLEIIILLLAACTAGNYFGIKLLKKINKKIFFILLKLVLLIAGIRLSYQLLILIN; from the coding sequence ATGGGGAGATACTCCAGTGAATATAGAGTTACCTTATTTTACGCATGGGCCATTAGCCTGGGAGTAGACCATTTGGAAGTTATTGATTTAAGTATTACAACATTAGTATTGCTTTCCTTGGTAGCTTTTGTTGCATCGCTAACTTCAACCGTTACAGGTATGGGGGGAGGGATGTTGCTTTTTACTGCAATGAATACTGTTATACCTTTACGCCCATTGGTTGCATTACATGGTATTGTCCAGTTTGGTAACAATTTAATTAGAATTTGCTTTTTATCAGTCAGTATACGTTGGCGTATCGTTATACCGTTTTGTGTGGGTGCATTATTTGGCACTATTACATGTGTGATAGTGATAGAACAGCTGGTGAATGAAAGTTTACCGCTTTTTATTCTATTAGTTTTAATTTTATATACTGTATTTAAACCAAATAAACTACCAAATCTGGTTATTAAGGATAGTAATTTTTTGTATGTTGGTGTAGGAACTGGAATAGTTGGTTTATTGGTAGGTGCTATTGATCCATTACTTGCTGTATTTTTTGTCCGTGATGACTTAAGTAAAGAAGAGATTGTTGCAAATAAATCAGCAATGCAGTGCTTTACTCATTTGCTGAAAGTTCCTGCCTATATGTACTTGGGTTTTTCATTTATTGATCATTTGGAAATTATTATATTACTGTTGGCTGCTTGTACGGCAGGTAATTATTTTGGTATTAAGCTACTTAAAAAAATTAATAAGAAAATTTTCTTCATATTGTTGAAGCTAGTGCTGTTAATTGCAGGTATTCGGCTCAGTTATCAGCTGTTGATATTGATTAATTAA
- a CDS encoding aminotransferase class III-fold pyridoxal phosphate-dependent enzyme, whose product MAYQLQPNMNYHWMPFTSNQKFKDNPQLFCKAEGVYYWNSHGEKVLDGCSGLFCTPLGHGRKEIANAVFQQLQTMDYSPHFMRANPASFDLAEQLAKLLPTGLNRIFFCSSGSESIDTAIKIAYAYHYANSQPQRQRLVSRERAYHGVNLGGTSLSGMVKNREVFGQGIPGVVHMRHTWLTENKFTIGEGEQGIELADDLLRMIQLYGAETIAACFVEPIAGSTGVLVPPQGYLKRLREICDQYGVLLVFDEVITGFGRTGKAFAADSFDVAPDIITMAKAITNGVQPMGAVAVKQRIYDTIINAGQPGMPEFFHGYTYSCHPAACAAALATLAIYEQEGLFEKASVLAPLFQEAIFSLSQLPIIKDIRGYGLLAGFDIESDIIPGNRGNDLQLKLFEAGLHIKTTGDAGIVAPAYISTPSHIEEMTDILHKVLRQY is encoded by the coding sequence ATGGCATACCAACTGCAACCCAACATGAATTACCACTGGATGCCTTTTACCAGTAACCAAAAATTTAAAGATAACCCACAATTATTTTGCAAAGCAGAAGGTGTTTATTATTGGAATAGTCATGGTGAAAAGGTGTTAGACGGCTGTTCTGGTTTGTTTTGCACTCCTTTAGGCCATGGCCGTAAAGAAATCGCTAATGCAGTATTCCAGCAGCTGCAAACAATGGATTATTCACCACACTTTATGCGGGCTAACCCTGCTTCTTTTGACCTAGCAGAACAGTTAGCTAAACTACTTCCTACAGGATTAAACCGAATATTCTTTTGCAGTTCCGGATCCGAGTCTATTGATACAGCAATTAAAATTGCTTATGCCTACCACTACGCTAATAGTCAGCCACAGCGTCAGCGCTTAGTTTCTAGGGAAAGAGCCTATCATGGTGTTAATTTAGGAGGTACCTCTTTAAGTGGTATGGTAAAAAATCGTGAAGTTTTTGGCCAAGGTATACCTGGTGTTGTCCATATGCGTCATACCTGGCTAACTGAAAATAAATTTACAATCGGCGAAGGAGAGCAAGGCATTGAGCTAGCAGATGACTTATTACGGATGATTCAACTTTACGGTGCAGAGACCATTGCAGCCTGCTTTGTTGAACCTATAGCAGGATCAACAGGTGTATTAGTTCCTCCACAGGGTTATTTAAAACGCCTTCGGGAGATATGCGACCAATATGGTGTATTACTAGTATTCGATGAGGTAATTACTGGCTTTGGTCGAACAGGGAAAGCATTCGCAGCTGACAGCTTTGATGTAGCACCAGATATTATCACTATGGCTAAAGCTATAACAAATGGCGTCCAACCAATGGGAGCTGTTGCCGTTAAACAAAGAATCTACGACACTATTATCAACGCTGGACAACCTGGAATGCCAGAGTTTTTTCATGGCTACACTTATTCTTGTCACCCCGCAGCATGTGCAGCTGCTTTAGCAACATTAGCAATTTACGAACAGGAAGGCTTATTTGAAAAAGCTTCTGTACTTGCTCCACTCTTTCAAGAGGCTATTTTTTCTTTAAGTCAACTACCTATTATTAAAGATATTCGCGGTTATGGCCTACTTGCCGGGTTTGATATAGAATCAGATATAATACCTGGTAATAGAGGAAATGATTTACAGTTAAAACTATTTGAAGCTGGTTTACATATTAAAACAACTGGTGATGCTGGTATTGTTGCACCTGCGTATATATCAACACCGAGCCATATTGAGGAAATGACCGATATTCTACATAAAGTGCTGCGTCAGTACTAG
- a CDS encoding IS4 family transposase, which translates to MAHRNTILHQILQLLSRHEFESLANQHHTGQRLRKMTRWGQFVALLFGQLSGRNSLRDIIDHLSIQQHKRYHHGIGNITRSSLARVNEQQPATLYEALFYKLLNKCHHHRPGHKFRFKNPLYSLDASVIDLCLSMFPWADFRKSKGAIKLHVGFDHNGYLPAFMSITEGKCHEIQIARSLDLPKGSILAVDRGYTDYRWFNTLNEQGIFFVTRLKKQAKYRVLKRQPTDNSSTVTSDQHIQLTSQQGAVYKGHLRRIGFKCPETGNQYYFLTNNSKLAASTIAAIYKERWKIELFFKWIKQNLKIKSFVGTSKNAVLTQIWVAMCAYLLVAYLKFSHGITLSITQIARLMQLTLFERRELKALFTPSPPNNTDDHKQMRML; encoded by the coding sequence TTGGCTCATCGTAACACAATCTTGCACCAAATACTTCAGTTGCTTTCTAGACATGAGTTTGAATCACTAGCCAATCAGCATCATACGGGTCAACGGCTACGTAAAATGACTCGGTGGGGGCAGTTTGTTGCGCTATTATTTGGTCAACTCTCAGGTCGCAATAGTTTGCGTGACATCATTGATCACCTATCGATTCAGCAGCATAAACGCTATCACCATGGTATTGGAAATATCACCAGAAGTAGTTTGGCCCGTGTCAATGAACAGCAACCCGCTACGCTTTATGAAGCCTTGTTTTATAAGCTATTAAATAAATGTCATCATCATCGGCCAGGGCATAAGTTTCGTTTTAAAAATCCATTGTATTCTCTTGATGCATCAGTGATCGACTTGTGTTTATCCATGTTTCCTTGGGCAGATTTTCGAAAAAGTAAAGGTGCTATCAAGTTACATGTTGGGTTTGATCATAATGGCTACTTGCCTGCATTTATGAGTATTACTGAAGGGAAATGTCATGAAATACAGATAGCACGCAGCCTTGATCTCCCCAAGGGGAGTATTCTTGCTGTAGACCGTGGCTACACTGATTATCGCTGGTTTAATACTTTAAATGAGCAAGGAATCTTCTTTGTAACCCGACTAAAAAAGCAAGCCAAATACCGTGTACTAAAGCGCCAGCCTACCGACAATAGCAGTACAGTCACTTCTGATCAGCACATTCAGTTGACTAGCCAACAAGGGGCTGTTTATAAAGGTCATTTACGTCGTATCGGTTTTAAATGCCCAGAGACTGGCAACCAATATTACTTTTTAACTAATAATAGTAAGCTCGCAGCCAGCACCATTGCAGCTATTTACAAAGAACGCTGGAAAATAGAGCTATTTTTTAAGTGGATAAAGCAAAACCTAAAGATAAAATCGTTTGTCGGTACCTCTAAAAATGCCGTGTTAACCCAGATATGGGTAGCCATGTGTGCTTATTTGCTCGTCGCTTATCTAAAATTTTCTCATGGAATAACACTATCGATCACTCAAATAGCTCGACTCATGCAACTCACTTTGTTTGAGCGTAGAGAGCTTAAAGCATTATTTACACCCTCACCACCGAATAATACAGATGATCATAAGCAAATGAGGATGCTGTAA
- the pdxR gene encoding MocR-like pyridoxine biosynthesis transcription factor PdxR: MYEQLFYLDLKPGTSLQAQIHELMVAAILDGHLPPGSLLPSCRKLAQHLKVSRNTVVIAYEKLVDDGYIVTSERKGHYVSQGVKEASVYTDYTCYHTEHNQIDWENRFKLVPLNWKNIDKPEAWRNCQYPFICGQLDSRLFAINEWRECCRIASSRATVGRWLVDQVDYDDTLLVDQLRTRVLPRRGIRCAQDEILVTMGTQHSLYILARLLMSNNTIVGVEDPGYVDARNIFCLAGAMIKPLPVDLNGLEVSQQLANCDYVYITPSHQSPTTVTMPMDRRQALLAAAEKYNFIIIEDDYESEFNFITQPSPALKGITSSDRVVYVGSLSKTLAPGVRLGYMVASKPLIQQAKALRRLMLRHPPANNQHIIALFLSRGYHDSLIRRIAQAYRSRWNLLQRALNDYIPECNIFPSCGGSTLWVEMPEHIDTEELQQQLLLQGVFIEPGEMHFYGENKPTNFMRVGFSFIHEELIDTGIKKISEVISCKT, from the coding sequence ATGTATGAGCAGTTGTTTTATCTCGATCTTAAACCAGGTACTAGTTTGCAGGCTCAAATCCACGAACTAATGGTTGCTGCAATTTTAGATGGGCATTTACCACCAGGTAGTTTACTTCCCTCGTGTCGCAAGCTTGCTCAACATCTTAAGGTTTCAAGAAATACGGTGGTTATTGCCTATGAAAAGCTGGTTGATGATGGCTATATTGTTACTTCGGAAAGAAAGGGGCACTATGTTAGTCAGGGTGTAAAGGAAGCTTCTGTATATACTGATTATACTTGTTACCATACTGAGCATAATCAAATTGATTGGGAAAATCGTTTTAAACTTGTGCCACTTAATTGGAAGAATATAGATAAGCCAGAAGCATGGCGTAATTGTCAATATCCCTTTATTTGTGGACAGCTAGATAGTCGATTATTTGCTATTAATGAATGGCGGGAGTGTTGTCGTATCGCTTCTAGTCGTGCAACAGTAGGACGTTGGCTGGTTGATCAAGTAGATTATGATGATACTTTATTGGTAGACCAACTTCGTACAAGAGTATTGCCCAGACGTGGTATTCGTTGTGCTCAGGATGAAATTTTAGTGACGATGGGTACCCAACACTCTTTGTATATTTTGGCTCGTCTACTTATGAGCAATAACACAATAGTCGGTGTAGAAGACCCTGGCTATGTTGATGCACGAAATATATTTTGTTTGGCTGGAGCTATGATAAAGCCCTTACCAGTTGATTTAAATGGATTAGAAGTGAGTCAACAGTTAGCTAATTGTGATTATGTATATATCACGCCCAGCCATCAGTCACCTACAACTGTCACAATGCCAATGGATAGACGCCAGGCACTACTTGCTGCTGCAGAAAAGTATAACTTCATAATCATTGAAGATGATTATGAAAGTGAGTTTAACTTTATTACTCAGCCCTCACCAGCTTTAAAAGGAATCACTAGTAGTGATCGAGTAGTATATGTGGGAAGCTTGTCTAAAACGTTAGCACCAGGAGTACGGTTGGGGTATATGGTAGCATCCAAGCCGTTAATTCAACAAGCGAAGGCATTGAGAAGGTTAATGCTGCGTCATCCTCCAGCAAATAACCAGCATATTATAGCTTTATTTTTATCTCGTGGTTATCACGATAGTTTAATTCGTCGCATAGCTCAAGCTTATCGGAGTCGTTGGAACCTACTTCAACGAGCACTAAATGACTATATACCGGAATGTAATATATTTCCTTCTTGTGGTGGTAGTACACTTTGGGTTGAAATGCCTGAGCATATTGATACAGAAGAATTGCAACAGCAGTTGTTGCTGCAAGGAGTGTTTATTGAGCCTGGTGAAATGCATTTTTATGGAGAAAATAAACCAACCAACTTTATGAGAGTTGGCTTTTCTTTTATTCACGAAGAATTAATTGATACGGGGATAAAAAAAATCTCAGAAGTTATATCATGTAAAACTTAA
- a CDS encoding alanine/glycine:cation symporter family protein: MNKYNQLFLLLLVSNYSYANSVDLTVNNYLAPISDTLSAIVFFSIPILGANVPLIVLWLACAAAFFTCYLKFINLRGFTHAFQLIRGDYCNPKAKGEISHFQAVATAISGTVGVGNIGGVAIAISIGGPGATFWLIFAGFLSMSTKLVECTLGVMYRRQHKNGSVSGGPMYYLEHGLTEKGWPRLGKTMGVFYALAMVVGCLGIGNMFQSNQAYIQFVNITGGEQSFFGENSWLFGLLISTTVAVVIIGGIHSIARVAERIVPLMASLYVVSAIIVISFNYQFLPTAVELIINGAFSPEGITGGMVGVIIIGFQRALFSNEAGLGSASIAHSAVKTNDPASEGIVSLLEPFIDTIVICTLSSLVIITTAIPYGLMDSDLQGIELTSAAFAYHIRWFPYPLALAALLFAFSTSIAWSYYGLKSWTYLFGDKKISQLIFKAIFCLFIALGCMIQLDSIIKISDALVFIIAIPNILGLYILAPNVRQELNQYMYKLKTGKLKNYRTSQSQVQTTGIEVSH, translated from the coding sequence ATGAATAAATATAATCAACTCTTTCTTTTGCTACTAGTTAGTAATTACAGTTATGCTAATAGTGTAGACTTAACAGTAAATAACTACTTAGCTCCCATTTCCGATACACTATCAGCTATCGTTTTTTTTAGTATTCCAATTTTAGGAGCTAATGTCCCACTAATTGTTCTCTGGCTCGCTTGTGCGGCTGCCTTCTTTACTTGCTATCTAAAGTTTATAAATTTACGGGGATTCACCCATGCCTTCCAGCTTATTAGAGGAGACTATTGCAACCCAAAAGCCAAAGGAGAAATTTCGCATTTTCAAGCAGTAGCTACTGCTATATCGGGTACTGTTGGAGTAGGCAATATCGGTGGGGTTGCTATTGCCATTAGCATTGGAGGACCTGGGGCAACTTTTTGGTTAATTTTTGCTGGCTTTTTATCTATGTCCACCAAGCTAGTTGAGTGTACATTAGGTGTCATGTATAGACGCCAACATAAAAATGGCTCCGTTTCAGGAGGCCCAATGTATTACCTTGAGCATGGGTTGACAGAAAAAGGTTGGCCAAGGTTAGGAAAAACAATGGGTGTGTTTTACGCTTTAGCGATGGTAGTAGGCTGTCTGGGCATTGGTAACATGTTTCAATCTAATCAAGCTTATATTCAGTTTGTTAACATTACTGGCGGTGAACAAAGCTTTTTTGGTGAGAACAGCTGGTTATTTGGCCTTCTTATTTCTACTACCGTGGCAGTAGTCATTATTGGTGGCATTCACTCAATTGCCAGGGTGGCTGAACGGATTGTCCCACTTATGGCCTCATTATATGTGGTTTCTGCCATTATTGTTATTAGCTTTAATTACCAGTTTCTTCCAACCGCAGTAGAACTAATTATAAATGGCGCTTTTAGCCCAGAAGGCATTACTGGTGGTATGGTTGGCGTAATCATTATTGGTTTTCAACGGGCATTATTTTCTAATGAAGCAGGATTGGGATCAGCGTCTATTGCCCACTCGGCAGTAAAAACCAACGATCCTGCCAGTGAAGGCATTGTGTCATTATTAGAGCCCTTTATTGATACTATTGTCATTTGTACTTTAAGCTCACTCGTAATAATTACCACAGCAATACCTTATGGCTTAATGGATTCTGACTTACAAGGCATTGAACTCACTTCAGCCGCTTTTGCTTATCATATTCGTTGGTTTCCCTACCCTTTAGCACTTGCAGCACTTTTATTTGCCTTTTCTACTTCAATCGCCTGGTCTTATTATGGATTAAAAAGTTGGACCTACTTATTTGGTGATAAAAAAATTTCTCAGCTTATTTTTAAAGCAATTTTTTGTTTATTTATTGCCTTAGGTTGTATGATACAACTAGACTCAATAATTAAAATTTCAGATGCTTTAGTATTTATTATTGCGATACCCAACATACTTGGTTTGTATATTTTAGCCCCAAACGTCAGACAGGAACTAAATCAATATATGTACAAACTAAAAACAGGAAAGCTTAAAAATTATCGAACTAGCCAAAGTCAAGTACAAACAACAGGAATAGAAGTTAGCCATTAA
- a CDS encoding c-type cytochrome, with the protein MQKYLSCILLAKALVMANPPANASSVDNEVAKGETSKLNKLVVVGRQIANVCMACHSVEKNQPHKIGPNLWGLASRKIASARGFQYSVALTYKQGSWDYQQLDRFLHQPAAFAPGNRMPFPGIDDLSKRAAVIAWLATLNDDEVDWQIPINDLLPAKSVITTSKLLKPGKGSELVSMECASCHSLRLVIQQGMNRERWKETLDWMVDEQGMESLALDKKNVILDYLSTYYGE; encoded by the coding sequence GTGCAAAAATATTTAAGTTGTATATTGCTGGCAAAAGCATTGGTAATGGCTAATCCCCCTGCCAATGCCAGCTCAGTTGATAATGAAGTAGCAAAAGGGGAAACAAGCAAACTAAATAAACTAGTTGTCGTTGGTCGACAGATAGCTAATGTTTGCATGGCATGCCATAGTGTGGAGAAAAACCAACCCCATAAAATAGGCCCTAACCTATGGGGGCTAGCTAGCAGAAAAATTGCTAGCGCTCGTGGCTTTCAATATAGTGTAGCGCTGACTTATAAACAAGGTAGTTGGGATTATCAACAGCTTGATAGGTTTCTTCATCAGCCAGCAGCATTTGCTCCTGGGAATCGTATGCCATTTCCTGGTATTGATGATCTGTCGAAGCGTGCTGCAGTTATTGCTTGGCTTGCTACATTAAATGATGATGAGGTCGATTGGCAAATTCCCATTAATGACTTACTGCCAGCCAAATCAGTTATAACAACAAGCAAACTATTAAAACCAGGAAAGGGAAGTGAGCTTGTGAGTATGGAATGTGCGAGCTGTCATTCTCTTAGGTTAGTTATCCAGCAAGGGATGAACCGTGAACGTTGGAAAGAAACCCTGGATTGGATGGTTGATGAGCAGGGTATGGAAAGTTTAGCTCTAGATAAGAAGAATGTAATTCTGGATTATTTATCGACGTATTATGGTGAATAA
- a CDS encoding molybdopterin-dependent oxidoreductase: MSANRKSSNINNIESQSSQADLLDLYLENPVKADEVVFGRKAYPDRRGFLKGLGLAGMAAALGGYIPFHRNMPGGLIPAAMASGTPDLAIKGKDGLIILNDRPVNAETPPHLLDDEITPTTRHFIRNNGIPPVNVDPEKWVLTIDGLVNKPLTLKISDLKKHFDVVTRNLVLECGGNGRAFFEPKARGNQWTYGAVACSQWTGVKLADVLQAAGVKEEVVYTAHYSADSHLSGKPGKLPISRGVPLAKALGDENLIAFEMNGAPLHPMNGAPLRLVIPGWPGSCSQKWLTRIELLNQVHDGPKMTGKAYRVPNNPVAPGEKVDEKDFVIIEKMPVKSLITYPENNIQINTNELEIRGHAWAGDRLVNQVDISIDFGATWQQAGLGQPANKGAWQRFKTTVKFPKTGYYEIWVKATDDHGVSQPFAIDWNPKGYLNNSFHRIAVRVA; this comes from the coding sequence ATGTCTGCTAATAGAAAAAGTAGTAATATAAACAATATTGAAAGTCAGTCTAGTCAGGCAGATTTGTTAGATCTTTATTTAGAAAATCCTGTTAAAGCCGATGAGGTTGTATTTGGCCGAAAAGCTTATCCTGATCGTCGAGGTTTTCTTAAAGGACTTGGTTTAGCAGGTATGGCTGCAGCTTTGGGTGGTTATATTCCATTTCACCGTAATATGCCAGGTGGTCTTATCCCTGCTGCAATGGCAAGTGGGACGCCTGACTTAGCAATCAAAGGTAAAGATGGCTTAATCATTCTGAACGATCGTCCGGTTAATGCTGAGACTCCCCCCCATTTATTGGATGATGAAATCACGCCTACAACTCGCCACTTTATTCGTAATAATGGTATTCCCCCTGTTAACGTTGATCCAGAAAAATGGGTATTAACAATTGATGGCTTGGTTAATAAGCCTCTTACACTAAAAATTTCTGACTTAAAAAAACATTTTGATGTAGTAACAAGAAACTTGGTTCTGGAGTGTGGTGGTAACGGTAGAGCATTTTTTGAACCAAAAGCCCGTGGCAATCAATGGACATATGGTGCTGTTGCTTGTTCTCAATGGACAGGTGTTAAGCTGGCGGATGTGCTGCAAGCAGCAGGGGTAAAAGAAGAAGTTGTTTATACGGCACATTACAGCGCTGATAGCCATTTATCAGGCAAGCCTGGCAAATTGCCAATTTCCAGAGGGGTTCCGTTAGCTAAGGCATTAGGTGACGAGAACCTGATTGCATTTGAAATGAATGGAGCACCCTTACACCCTATGAATGGAGCACCATTACGCTTAGTTATTCCAGGTTGGCCAGGCTCATGCTCACAAAAATGGTTAACCCGTATTGAGTTGCTTAACCAAGTGCATGATGGTCCTAAAATGACAGGCAAGGCATATCGGGTGCCAAATAACCCAGTAGCGCCAGGTGAAAAAGTAGATGAAAAGGATTTTGTTATTATTGAAAAAATGCCTGTTAAGTCTCTCATTACTTATCCTGAAAATAATATTCAGATCAACACTAATGAGCTGGAAATTCGTGGGCATGCCTGGGCTGGTGACCGATTAGTCAATCAAGTAGATATTTCAATTGATTTTGGTGCTACCTGGCAGCAGGCAGGATTAGGTCAACCAGCTAATAAAGGAGCATGGCAGCGATTTAAAACAACAGTGAAATTCCCTAAAACTGGTTATTATGAGATTTGGGTAAAAGCAACTGATGATCATGGTGTAAGTCAACCTTTTGCTATAGACTGGAATCCCAAGGGTTATTTAAACAACAGCTTTCATCGGATAGCCGTTCGGGTAGCATAG
- a CDS encoding rhodanese-like domain-containing protein encodes MLEVTKRKYLQLLTSLVLPSFLSIDNLYASESFPHRASYSDVKTIELDELYNKKNQCLVIDVRSKVEYDVIHIRNSLNISLSKINFSTLVENAHKKQNKSCIVFYCNGHTCKKSYKAVRKMNPSKIYNLVSAFDAGIFAWANKYNNQTILLNKVLTDKNKLISKHEYEKRLINKDQLNEKFYLIDIRDHYQRKEEKIPLKEFKRIPLSRIRPLLKRRLIKDENLLFIDKVGKQNRWLHYYLKEYGYQNYSFLNGGSAVFKNQ; translated from the coding sequence GTGTTAGAAGTAACTAAACGTAAGTATTTACAATTACTGACATCCCTAGTGCTACCCAGCTTTCTCAGTATAGACAATCTTTATGCTAGCGAATCCTTCCCCCATCGAGCAAGCTACTCTGATGTTAAAACAATTGAACTTGATGAGTTATATAATAAAAAAAACCAATGTCTTGTTATAGACGTAAGATCAAAAGTAGAATACGACGTTATACATATTCGTAATTCACTGAATATCTCTTTAAGCAAGATAAATTTTAGTACGTTAGTAGAGAATGCACATAAAAAGCAGAACAAAAGTTGCATCGTCTTTTACTGCAATGGACATACCTGTAAAAAGTCATATAAAGCCGTACGCAAAATGAACCCTTCAAAAATCTATAACCTAGTAAGTGCATTTGATGCCGGGATATTTGCTTGGGCAAACAAGTACAACAATCAAACTATCTTATTGAACAAAGTACTAACTGATAAGAACAAGCTCATTAGTAAACATGAATATGAAAAGCGCTTAATTAATAAAGACCAGTTAAACGAAAAATTTTATCTTATTGATATAAGAGATCACTACCAACGAAAAGAAGAAAAAATTCCTCTCAAGGAATTTAAGCGAATTCCACTTTCACGTATACGTCCACTCTTAAAAAGACGCCTCATTAAAGATGAAAATTTATTATTTATTGACAAAGTGGGGAAACAAAACAGATGGTTACATTATTATTTGAAAGAGTATGGATATCAAAACTATTCATTTTTAAATGGTGGTAGTGCTGTCTTTAAAAACCAGTGA